DNA from Hwangdonia lutea:
ATGATTTCCACGAAAGTGATAAAAACAAAAGCAAGTGAAGAGCAGGCTCAAAAGTTTAAAGATTACTTTGATTGGGAAGAAAATTTAAGCAGAATTCCATCACATCGTCTATTAGCTATTTTAAGGGCAGAAAAAGAAGGATTTGTTCGCGTAAAAATAAATATAGATGACGATCGCGCTTTAAATTATATTGAAAGACGCCTTATTAAAAGCCATAACGCTTGCGCGGAACACATACAAACGGCCATTCAAGATGCTTACAAACGCTTGTTGTTTCCATCGTTAAGTAATGAAGCGCTGCAAAAAGCCAAGGAAAAAGCCGATGAATCGGCCATTGGCGTATTCGCTAAAAACCTAAAACAATTGTTATTGGGTGCGCCATTGGGCGAAAAACGGGTTTTGGCTATCGACCCTGGATTTAGAACCGGTTGTAAACTGGTATGCTTAGATGCACAAGGACAATTAAAATACAACGAAACCATTTATCCGCATCCGCCAAAAAACGATGGTATTGGCGCCATGCAAAAAATAAGTTCATTGGCCGATGCCTATAAAATTGAAGCTATTGCGATTGGCAACGGAACGGCATCTCGTGAAACTGAAGCGTTGATTAGAAAAATAAGGTTTAAAAACGATATTCAAGTTTTTGTGGTTAATGAAGCTGGCGCGAGTATTTACTCGGCATCAAAAATTGCTCGGGAGGAATTCCCCAATTACGATGTTACGGTACGTGGCAGTGTTTCCATTGGGCGGCGTTTGCAAGACCCACTTGCGGAATTGGTAAAAATTGATGCCAAGTCTATTGGCGTGGGGCAATATCAGCACGATGTCGATCAAACAAAACTTCAAAAATCATTAGATATGGTTGTTGAAAACTGCGTAAATTCGGTTGGGGTAAACATCAATACGGCCAGCAAACCATTATTGAGTTATGTGTCGGGAATTGGTCCCAAACTTGCCGAAAATATTTTTAATTACCGAAACGAAAACGGATCTTTTACCTCAAGAAACGACATTAAAAAGGTGCCGCGTTTGGGCGCAAAGGCTTTTGAGCAAGGTGCTGCTTTTTTGAGAATTAAAGGAGCCAAAAATCCGTTAGACGATTCTGCCGTACACCCTGAAAGTTACGGCATCGTAAAAAAAATGGCAAAAGATTTGGGTAAAAACGTTACCGATTTAATAGGGAATTCTGAGCTGCTTAAAAACATAGATTTAAAAACATACTGCACAGATTCGGTGGGATTGCCAACGCTTAAAGACATTGTTAAAGAACTTGAAAAACCAGGTTTGGATATTCGCGAACAAGCCAAGGTATTCACTTTTAATGAGAATATAAAAACGATTAACGATTTGCGCGAAGGACAATTGCTTCCAGGAATCGTCAATAACATCACTAATTTTGGATGCTTTGTAGATGTTGGCATTAAAGAAAGTGGCCTTATTCATGTTTCAAATCTATCCGATACGTTTGTAAAAGATGTGAATGAACATGTTGCGCTGCACCAACAAATTATTGTAAAGGTTTTAGAGGTTGATGTGCCGCGAAAGCGTATTCAATTAAAGCTGCATAAATAACAAAAACAGGATAATAAACTATCATAAATTGCCAATTTAGTCTTATGTAAACTAGCTGCCGTCAACTACTTTTGCCGATTTATTTTTAGTCACTAATTCAATTCAAAATGAAAAGGGCAAGAATCGCACTCGTTATTGGAATATTTTGTATTTCGATATTCCCTATTTTGGTTAAACTTAACCTAACGCCAGGAGTTATTTCGGCATTTTACCGCATGTTGTTTTCGTTGTTGTTACTTTTACCTTATGTATTAATAACGCGACAACTTAAAATCCCTGATTATAAAACGGGGTTATTGGCCGTTTTATGTGGCGTTATTTTTGGTAGCGATGTGGCCGTTTGGAATGTTGCCATACAAGAATCTACGGCAACTCAAGCCTCGTTATTAACTAATTTATCGCCTGTTTGGGTGGGTGTTTTGGCTTTAATATTTTTAAAGGACAAGCCAAGAACCAATTTTTGGATAGGCACTGTAATTGCCGTTTTTGGCATGATTTTGCTAGTGGGTTTTTCGGTGTTTAGAAATTTAGACTTCGATTTGGCCTTCACTTTCGGTGTGCTTTCCGGGGTTTTATATGCCTTTTACATGCTGATTAGCAAAGAGGTTTTAAAAAGTATGGACGTTATCACGTTTATGACGATAAGTCTAGCCGCTTCTTCTTTACATTTAGCGGTGGTAAGTTATGCCATTAACGAACCTTTTTCAGGATTTTCAGATGCCGGTTGGTTGGTGTTGGTTATTCAAGCCGTTGTTTGCCAGCTTTTGGCTTGGCTTCTTATTAGTTACGCCACTAAGCACATGCGGGCCACAAGGGTTTCGGTAAGTTTGCTGGGTCAAGGTATTTTAGCATCAGCTTTAGCGTGGTTGTTTATTGATGAAACCATTACGCTAAACATGGTTTTGGGCGGTATAATTTTATTAATAGGCATTGGTGTTACTTTTATCGAAAAACAACTCATCTCTTTTAAAAAGTAAAGCGGTGTTGTTTTTAAAAACTGAACATAAAAATGACAGGTTTTTAAACGTTGCTGTTTCCGCGAAAGGGTACGATTCTTAATTTATTCAAATAAAAAATGCGAACTTTAAGAAGTTCGCATTTTTTATGTTTCGTACCAAAAAAAACTATCTGTTCATGTTTTTCATTTCATCTTTAAAGGTGTCCAAATCAACACCATTGCTTACCAAAGTCAAAGCTTTATCAACAATATACTTGACGTTTTCGGGATGAAAACCCAAGCCCACACTAATTTTACCCAACAAAATCTCTTCGTGGTCGCCTTTTATATGGTCGACATAAACCATACGTGCCAAATCGTACAATCGCTCTAATCGTCTGTCGTAAGACATCGGCGGATTTATGGGATGCGATTTATAGTCTTTTAAAATTTGGTTATAATCGCCCTCACTAATACTTAAATTACGCGCTAATCTATCTAAAAAGGCTTTTTCTCCATCAGAAATCACACCATCATCCATGGCAATACGCACAATAGCTGCAAAATGGTTTTTATTGCGCTTTTTAAACCCACTATCAAATAAATCTGAAAACGACATATATTTTTGTTTTAAAGGTCATGCAAACCTACATATTTTTTTTAATATTCTAAACCGAAACGTTTATTTTTTTGGATGTTAGCACAACCGTTCGGCTGCGCTGAGAGTAGGCAGTCAATACAGTATAAAACAATCATTTAAAAGTCTCAAAGGTTTTAAATTCCTTTATTCATTAGTTTTTGCTCAATATGCTTCAATACATTAATAAAGTTCTGTTGCAATGAACTTAATCGAACGTTAAACACAACGTTAACAGATTTTTCGGATAAGTTTAACTCATTATTGTAATTTACTAATAAGACTTTTTCACAAAAGTATGATTTCAATTTAAAACCAAATGTTTACTTTTATGTTTTAAAATCAAACAAAATAATACGATTCCCTCTAGATAGTCATCGGGATTCAATGA
Protein-coding regions in this window:
- a CDS encoding Tex family protein encodes the protein MIKYIIQQTKLPKQGVKNTIALLNEDCTIPFISRYRKERTGNLDELQIGDIVKYKDLFEALKKRKLAILKALEEQAVLTDELKQKIESTQDVTALEDLYLPYKKSRKTKAEKARQNGLEPLAKIIMSQNANDLESIALRYVKGDVKSVEDALEGARHIIAEWINERTDIRNNIRHQLERFAMISTKVIKTKASEEQAQKFKDYFDWEENLSRIPSHRLLAILRAEKEGFVRVKINIDDDRALNYIERRLIKSHNACAEHIQTAIQDAYKRLLFPSLSNEALQKAKEKADESAIGVFAKNLKQLLLGAPLGEKRVLAIDPGFRTGCKLVCLDAQGQLKYNETIYPHPPKNDGIGAMQKISSLADAYKIEAIAIGNGTASRETEALIRKIRFKNDIQVFVVNEAGASIYSASKIAREEFPNYDVTVRGSVSIGRRLQDPLAELVKIDAKSIGVGQYQHDVDQTKLQKSLDMVVENCVNSVGVNINTASKPLLSYVSGIGPKLAENIFNYRNENGSFTSRNDIKKVPRLGAKAFEQGAAFLRIKGAKNPLDDSAVHPESYGIVKKMAKDLGKNVTDLIGNSELLKNIDLKTYCTDSVGLPTLKDIVKELEKPGLDIREQAKVFTFNENIKTINDLREGQLLPGIVNNITNFGCFVDVGIKESGLIHVSNLSDTFVKDVNEHVALHQQIIVKVLEVDVPRKRIQLKLHK
- a CDS encoding DMT family transporter; protein product: MKRARIALVIGIFCISIFPILVKLNLTPGVISAFYRMLFSLLLLLPYVLITRQLKIPDYKTGLLAVLCGVIFGSDVAVWNVAIQESTATQASLLTNLSPVWVGVLALIFLKDKPRTNFWIGTVIAVFGMILLVGFSVFRNLDFDLAFTFGVLSGVLYAFYMLISKEVLKSMDVITFMTISLAASSLHLAVVSYAINEPFSGFSDAGWLVLVIQAVVCQLLAWLLISYATKHMRATRVSVSLLGQGILASALAWLFIDETITLNMVLGGIILLIGIGVTFIEKQLISFKK
- a CDS encoding TerB family tellurite resistance protein; this encodes MSFSDLFDSGFKKRNKNHFAAIVRIAMDDGVISDGEKAFLDRLARNLSISEGDYNQILKDYKSHPINPPMSYDRRLERLYDLARMVYVDHIKGDHEEILLGKISVGLGFHPENVKYIVDKALTLVSNGVDLDTFKDEMKNMNR